The genomic DNA AGATTCTTGAATTACTTAGATTCTTGCAAGAAAAAATGAATTTAACTATTATCTTTATTACTCATGATTTAGGCATTGCTAAAAGATTTTGTGATAGGTTGCTAGTTATGAATCACGGAAAGATAGTTGATGAAGGAGAAAGTTCTACAATATTCACAAAAACTCAAAACACGTATACAAAATCGCTTCTAAATTCCTCTTTAAATCTTATTTAACTCTAAGAACACTTAGTAATTTTTGAAAATCTAATGGTAATTCTGATTCGAATATCATTTCTTCACCATTTATTGGATGTATAAGTCCAAGCTTAATGGCGTGTAAAGCTTGGCCATCTAATTTACATGGTAGTTTTTTACATCTTCCATATAACGGATCTCCCACAATTGGATGATTAATGTGAGCGCAATGAACTCTTATTTGATGCGTTCGCCCTGTATCTAGTTTGAAACTCATTAATGAGTAATTCCCAAATCTTTCTTCTAATTTCCAATAGGTACAGGCATACCTCCCTGAAGTTTCTTCAACTACTTTATATTTCAATCTATTTAATTTATCTCTGCCAATGTGTCCCACTATTTGGCCTTCTTCGGAACCAGGTGCCCCATGAATTACTGCAATATATTCGCGTGATGCTATTTTTTCTTTAATTTGTTTCTGGAGATTTACTAAAGCCTCTTGGCTTTTTGCAACTACCATACATCCGGAGGTATCTTTATCTAGTCTGTGAACGATCCCAGGTCTTAGTTTCCCATTAATTCCAGGTAGATCTTTACAGTGAAAAAGTAATCCATTCACTAAAGTTCCAGATTTGTGTCCAGGGGCTGGATGAACTATCACTCCTGATTGCTTATTGATTACTATGATGTGCTCATCTTCAAAAAGGATATTTAAATCCATTTTTTCAGGTTTCAAATAAATAAGAGGTTCTGGAGGAGGCATCCATATTTGAACATTGTCGCCATTTTTTAATGGGGTTTTTGCTTTCGCGGTCTTATAGTTTACAAGTACTAAACCTGAATTTATAAAATGTTGAATTCTTGCTCTACTTTGTTCTGGCCTTTTACTTACCAACCATCTGTCTAGCCTCATAGGGAGAGGTAGCTCATAAATAATTTCTATAAGCTCACCTTCTCCAATGCCGAAAGAATTTTGATTATTTAATTCCATAGTGGGACTTCTAAAGCAATTTTGCCCAGCATTTGATTTCTATAATCTTCTAATAACTTATGAGACATTCTCCTTTTATTGCCTGATGTATGTTTTGACGCTGCTTCGTCGATCCAAGCAGAAGGACTCTTAAAGCCTTTTGTAATATCAACTCCATATCTATTAGAAATTTGTTTAACTGAGATATTCGCATTCTTATCTTTGTTGAGAGTAGATATAATTTTGATAAATCCAATTGCGACACTCTCTATTTCATAAGCAGCTTCACCAATGTCGTCACAAAGTGCAAGATTAAGTGCTGATTTTTGATCTTCTAAATTTGGAGGTATTACACCAGGAGCATCTAGCAAATCTATACCACTTTCTAATTTTATCCATCTTAAATTACGAGTCACGCCTGCTTTTCTAGCGCTATCTACAACTCTTTTCTTTGCAATTCTATTAATTAGTGCTGACTTTCCTACGTTTGGAAAACCAAGTGTAAGGGCTCTAATTGGCCTAATTCGCATTCCTCTAGAGATTCTTCTATCGTCGATTGACGACCTAGAATCTTTGGCTGACTTACAAATTTCTTTAATACCTATTCCTCTTTTAGCATCACACCAAAGAGGATATTGATCCTTAGCATTAAACCATTTATTCCAACTATTGATTGTATTAGGGGAGATCATGTCTGATCTGTTAATAACAAGAATATGTTTTTTATTATCTATCCATTTATTTAAGTGTGGATGTCCTGTGGACAAAGGAATTCGTGCATCTCTAACTTCTATAACTAAATCTACTTTATTGATAACTTCAGATAATTTCTTTTCTGCTTTTGCAATATGGCCTGGGTACCATTGAATTTTGGGTATGTCCACTTCAATAAATCAGATAAAATTTTGTATTCCTTTTAGTTTTTATAAGTTTCAAAAGTATTTACTTCTAAAGTTTAGTATAAATTGAATGACTAAAAAAAATTTTATAATCGTTAATTCTTAAATTTTATTAAGGCATAGGTAACAGTAACTACTTTTTAACCCAATAGACCCAAATTAACGTTAGGGTCTTATGATTAAAAATAAGCTTGTTTAATGTCAAAATTATCTCTTTCCAGTCTTGATAAGACACATTTAGAAGGAAAAAAAGTTCTTGTAAGAGTAGATTTTAATGTTCCATTAAATGAAGATGGTCAAATAACCGACGATACGCGTATTCGTGCAGCGATCCCAACTATTGAATATCTTATTAATCATTCTGCAAAAGTAATTTTAGCTGCTCATTTTGGTCGACCAAAGGGTCAGGTAAATGAAAAAATGAGATTAACTCCAGTAGCAGCAAGATTAAGTGAATTGTTGGGGCAAAATGTTGCTCTTACTAACAGTTGTATTGGTGATGAAGCAGTTGCACAATCAAATAGCTTATCTAATGGAGATGTTCTTTTACTTGAAAATGTTCGTTTTTTTGGTGAAGAGGAAAAGAATGACCTGGAGTTTGCTAGAAAATTAGCATTACATGCAGATATGTATGTAAATGATGCTTTCGGTGCTGCTCATAGAGCTCATGCTTCAACTCAGGGTGTTACTAATTATTTAAGTCCCTCAGTAGCTGGATTCCTTTTAGAAAAAGAATTGAAATACCTACAAGGAGCGATAGATTCTCCAAATCGTCCATTGGCAGCAATAGTTGGAGGATCAAAGGTTAGTAGCAAAATAGGAGTACTTGATTCTTTACTTGATAAGTGTGACAAAATCATGATTGGTGGAGGTATGATTTTTACCTTTTATAAAGCTAGAGGTTTAGATGTCGGAAAGAGCCTTGTAGAAGAAGATAAACTCGAGCTTGCTAAAGATTTAGAAGCAAAAGCAAAAGCAAAAGGAGTAGAACTATTATTACCCACTGATGTTGTTTTAGCTGATGAATTTTCTCCGGAAGCCAATAGTAAAATATCTCAAATTGATTCAATTAGTGGCAATTGGATGGGTCTCGATATTGGTCCAGATTCCATAAAAGTTTTTCAGAACGCTCTTGCAGAATGCAAGACAATTATTTGGAATGGTCCAATGGGAGTTTTTGAATTTGATAAATTTGCAGACGGTACAAATGCAATAGCTACTACTCTTGCGGACTTAAGTGCTTTTGCTGAAGTTTGTACAATAATTGGTGGTGGAGATTCAGTCGCAGCAGTAGAGAAAGCAGGATTAGCTGAGAAAATGTCTCATATATCTACTGGGGGTGGCGCAAGTTTGGAACTTTTAGAAGGTAAAACCTTACCAGGTGTAGCTGCGTTAAACGACGCCTAGGCTATAACTCATCAACAATATCAATGCTCTTTGTGAAAGTAATTATTCCTTCAGGGTGAGCTATGATTCCTGACCAAATTTGTATCGCTGGTTTTGAAGGTGCTCTTGTTATTTTAAAAATACCTCCAGACGCTAATGGCTCTAATAACATTTCTTGTTCAAAAAATGAATTAACTTGATGAGGTTTTATAGCTCCAGCAATAATCACTTCTTCAAGAGGCTTATTTATAATTATGTCGATATCATATTTTGAACCAGTAAGAACTCTATCAGGAATTTTAAAACTAATATCTATCTTTTTTTTATCGTTTCTTATAGTTGTGAATAAATTTTTGATAATCCCTTCATCTATTTTCCCATTTACAATTGAAAATAAATAATCAAAATTGGATTCGAGTATAAATATTTCTCTATTAACTATTTTTTCTCCAGAAACTTTTATTCGCAAAATATCTTCATTTACAATATTAGATTTTAATCTTTTGATTTTCCATTTGCTGTTAGGGAAATCATTAATAATCTTTGAAAATTGTTTTGGTATATTTTGGCTTTCTTCATTTCTAAAATTTTTTTTAATGAATTCTAAATCTCTTGTATTTAAAGAGTTTTCAAGATTTCTTATAAAATCAACTTTTAAAGTTTCTGTTATTGCTGAATAGGGAATAATAAGATAAACAAATAAGTAGAGAAGAAATCCTATATTTTTGAATAAGTTTAAATTAAACATATTAATCATTGGGTATTTTTATTCTACTAATTTAAGTTTTTATGTCTAAAAAAAATAATTTATTAGTCGCAGCCAGTGGTACAGGGGGGCATATTTTCCCAGCATTAGCAGTTTCTAAAGAGGTGGAAAATGAATGGAATATTCATTGGTTGGGTGTTCGTCAAAGATTAGATGCAAATTTTATTCCTAAAAAATATAATTTGAGGACTTTGAATATAAAGACACCAAGAAAAAATGTTTTTTTGTTTTATCAATATATAAAAATTTTAATGTCAACTTTCCAAATAATTAGGATCTTAAAAGAAAAAAAAATTAACTTAGTTTTTACGACTGGCGGTTATATATCAGCACCTACTATTGTTGCTTCAAAACTTCTCAGGATACCTATCATTATTCATGAATCAAATGTAATTCCTGGAATGGTCACGAAATATTTTGGTTTTTTATGTAACTATGTTCTTTTAGGGTTTAAGAAAACAAATTCTTATTTAAAAAATTGTAAAACTATTTTCACTGGAACACCTTTAAGAGAGGAATTCTATAAATTTAATTTTTTGCCAGAATGGGTTCCAAAAGGCAATGGCCCTCTTTTGATTGTTATGGGAGGTAGTCAAGGAGCAAAAGCCATAAATCAAATTCTTTATGAATCTCTAGAATTTTTAATAAAAAAACAATTTCGGATAGTTCATATTATTGGCGAATCTAATCAACAATCTTTTTATGTAAAAAAATCCAAAAATTATATTCAAAAGAAATTTACTAATGAAATAGCAGCTTTAATTCAAAACTGCGATCTTGTAATATCGAGATCGGGTGCAGGAACAATCAATGAACTAATAGAGGCTGAAAAACCTTCAATTTTAATTCCATATCCAGATTCTAAAA from Prochlorococcus marinus XMU1402 includes the following:
- a CDS encoding RluA family pseudouridine synthase, whose product is MELNNQNSFGIGEGELIEIIYELPLPMRLDRWLVSKRPEQSRARIQHFINSGLVLVNYKTAKAKTPLKNGDNVQIWMPPPEPLIYLKPEKMDLNILFEDEHIIVINKQSGVIVHPAPGHKSGTLVNGLLFHCKDLPGINGKLRPGIVHRLDKDTSGCMVVAKSQEALVNLQKQIKEKIASREYIAVIHGAPGSEEGQIVGHIGRDKLNRLKYKVVEETSGRYACTYWKLEERFGNYSLMSFKLDTGRTHQIRVHCAHINHPIVGDPLYGRCKKLPCKLDGQALHAIKLGLIHPINGEEMIFESELPLDFQKLLSVLRVK
- the ylqF gene encoding ribosome biogenesis GTPase YlqF gives rise to the protein MDIPKIQWYPGHIAKAEKKLSEVINKVDLVIEVRDARIPLSTGHPHLNKWIDNKKHILVINRSDMISPNTINSWNKWFNAKDQYPLWCDAKRGIGIKEICKSAKDSRSSIDDRRISRGMRIRPIRALTLGFPNVGKSALINRIAKKRVVDSARKAGVTRNLRWIKLESGIDLLDAPGVIPPNLEDQKSALNLALCDDIGEAAYEIESVAIGFIKIISTLNKDKNANISVKQISNRYGVDITKGFKSPSAWIDEAASKHTSGNKRRMSHKLLEDYRNQMLGKIALEVPLWN
- a CDS encoding phosphoglycerate kinase, encoding MSKLSLSSLDKTHLEGKKVLVRVDFNVPLNEDGQITDDTRIRAAIPTIEYLINHSAKVILAAHFGRPKGQVNEKMRLTPVAARLSELLGQNVALTNSCIGDEAVAQSNSLSNGDVLLLENVRFFGEEEKNDLEFARKLALHADMYVNDAFGAAHRAHASTQGVTNYLSPSVAGFLLEKELKYLQGAIDSPNRPLAAIVGGSKVSSKIGVLDSLLDKCDKIMIGGGMIFTFYKARGLDVGKSLVEEDKLELAKDLEAKAKAKGVELLLPTDVVLADEFSPEANSKISQIDSISGNWMGLDIGPDSIKVFQNALAECKTIIWNGPMGVFEFDKFADGTNAIATTLADLSAFAEVCTIIGGGDSVAAVEKAGLAEKMSHISTGGGASLELLEGKTLPGVAALNDA
- the murG gene encoding undecaprenyldiphospho-muramoylpentapeptide beta-N-acetylglucosaminyltransferase, producing MSKKNNLLVAASGTGGHIFPALAVSKEVENEWNIHWLGVRQRLDANFIPKKYNLRTLNIKTPRKNVFLFYQYIKILMSTFQIIRILKEKKINLVFTTGGYISAPTIVASKLLRIPIIIHESNVIPGMVTKYFGFLCNYVLLGFKKTNSYLKNCKTIFTGTPLREEFYKFNFLPEWVPKGNGPLLIVMGGSQGAKAINQILYESLEFLIKKQFRIVHIIGESNQQSFYVKKSKNYIQKKFTNEIAALIQNCDLVISRSGAGTINELIEAEKPSILIPYPDSKNNHQEKNAMILAEFGGSVLINQNKISKEVFEETLERIFKIKSKKGKNHYEILELMKKNMENNNKIKSKNEIKKFINYFLKEF